The window ACGTTTATAGCTATGGTATTGTGGTTCTGGAGATGGTTACCGGCCAAAGGAGTGCTTCAATGGCCATCCACGGTACAGATGGCATAGGGGAACGTCAGAGTTTGGTGGCATGGGTGAAAGGGAAGATGAATAGTGCAACTGCAGTTGCTTCGTGGATTGAAGAAATCCTAGACCCGTCGATGGCAAGCCAATATGACATGGGTGAGATGGAAATTCTAGTAGCAGTGGCTCTGCAATGTGTGGAATTGGACAAGGATGAAAGACCCACCATGAGTCAGGTGGTCGAGACGCTTCTCCGCCCTGAACGTGGAAACAATCATCACTACTGATAAATTAATGCCTCGTATGGGCCCCCAGTGAGGTGGCTTTCTATACTTATTCCGCCCATTTATGATATTTGTAAAAGAACAGAGTAATTTTAAGTAGAATAACTGAGAAGCCAAATCTTTTGATACAACATACAATATAATTATATTGAAGTGTCTTTTTAAAAGATACAACTTGGTTATAAGTTTTAATGTCAACCTTCTCAAAtgttaagtaaaaaattatttaattttttttttaaatctttaataTTATGTCACTGTATTAAAGTATTTCTTAAGAGGTAACTTGATTACCAAaagttgatattattttttaattcaaatttataattataatttataaataaatttttaattattataaaatgcaAAACTTCTTACTTGATCAATTAGAATGGATGATCATCTATTCCCTTATATCTCTTCAATATTGTTGCTACCCTCGTGCctactttatataaaataaagattttactAATAAATATTACATAGAATTTTGTTCCCAATATCTGTCCTTCATTGCTTAGGAAATTTTGATGAATGTGAAAGGGAAATGGAAAATTGTGGGTCACCATATAACATAGAAGGACAAAAATGGCATTTTATTGGTCTTGCATAGATTGAGGTTGAAATGGGGCAACACATCAAATCTGAAATGGTGGATGACATgtaaaatacaatattaaataatgattgaaaatgaaatgaatcgAGTCACCCAGCAAATGTCTATTTTCAAGTatttcattagattttttttttttcaacccaaGACCTCTTTctgtaaatttattattaaaaatattttaatcccTAACTTTTTGTGAGTGTCTTTTCGTAAACATGTTGACCTAAACTAATTGAGGTTATGTTTGGCTTTTccgaaagaaacaaaaatactaaaaatataatgttttttctcttatttatatatttttaaattatttaatctaaaaCAATGaaaggtaaataaaattttataaaaataatttattaattttaaattcttattttatttttattcatttgacATACCTTCGATAATtagtataaaattaatataaatgtttCATATATAATCAGTTTACATACAATATATattatgtacaaacttgaacATAATGAATGAGATAGTGTATGTGCATAAAGAATGTATGTTAGTGCATTGGTGTAAGATTCAATAAAGTGTTTTATACATATTTTGTGCAACTAGTATACACCCTTTGTACATTGttaccaaaggaaaaaaaaaatagatagatgtGTAAAAGTAAAATCAATGTATTCGTTTGGCCTgaatcaaacaagaaaattgaaagaaaatatttaaaatatatttacgaTAGGGGCCTTGAAGTGTATCTTGTTGGCAATGCATATCTTTTAttgatcaaacattttttttgcttAGCAAAGAGgtagaaaatgtttttcaatGATTTGACATGAAattcaaataagaaaacaaaatgttaacaaataatttcaattactgaaaaataatatttgcaaACATTCATTCTTGATAATTGATTGGATTTTATAATACTCCGatgaaaaacatatataatgtgAAGCCTTGGACTCATTTCACattcaatttcttcaaattttaatattacaaACTAAACATTTGTACAAATGGTACAAGTTAGTATctttttatgtaattaattattgTGAAgacattttatctttttcatttaCCCAAGAATAATCATactaatataaacaaataattttgatcATGCACAGATAAATATTCTTCTTCTTCGCTCTATCTCATGTGGTTGGATTTGGAGCATGGACCGTTTGTATTATTCAATTGTGGAAGACCAATTTCAATGAGTTGAGAGACCAATGGGCCATGGGGAGCAATGTGGAGCAGGGGTGTTTGTCTAGCATTTGCAGATGGTAAGCCCCTGAATCTCCAATTTTAGACACAATGTAGGGTCCTTCCCAATTTTCTTGGAGTTTCCCGGCTCCCTGTTCAACTGTATTCTCAAAGACCTTTCTGAGGACTAGAGTCCCAACCTTGAAGGCACGTGATCGGACTTTTCGATTCTAGTGGGGCAACAACTCGTTGCTGGTAGGACGCCATCCAGATGGATGCGTTCTCTCTTGCTTCATATGCCCAATTCAGGTGTCTTTTAAGTTCAATATATTCGTCTTTTTGGTCTTCAATGGTAGTCCGGGTTGTGGGCATACCTATCTTTGTGGGGATAACTGCATTCATCCCATAAGTGAGGACAAAGGGAGTGGTTCCCGTTGGTCGTCTGGGCGTTGTGCGATAGGCCCACAAGACTCCGGGCAATTCATCAACCCACATTCCTTTGGctttttccaacattttctttaGTGTAGAGAACAAGGTCTTGTTTGTTGCTTCTGCTTGTCCGTTACTTTGAGGATACCGAGGActgaaatacaattttttttatcttcagcTCTGAACAAAAGGTTCTGAAGGCAATGCTATCAAACTGTGGCCCATTGTCAGCTATAATTGCCTGTAGAATTGCAAACCGACATACGATGTTTTTCCAAATGAACTTGAAAACGTCTGTCTTTGATGTTGACATATGTTTCTGTCTCTACCCATTTGTTGAAGTAGTTAGTGGCTACAAGTAGGAATTTTTTATGTGCGGCAGCGACGGGCAAGGGGCCAACTATGTTTATTCCCTATTACGCAAATGGCTAAGGGCTTGTGACTGGATTCAGGACCTCAGAGGGCATGCCTTTGGCATTGATCACACCTCTTAACATAGTTCACATCGTCTTGCTTCATGATGGGCCAATAGTATCCTTATGAATGAGGACGATGTGCCAAGGTTCGTCCTCCTATGTGATTGTCGCATACGCCTTCATGCAATTCCGCCAATACGTATTGTGTTTCTATATCGTTTAGGCCCCTGAGGTATGGTCCTCCAAATGATCGCCTATAAAGGTTGTCCTTAATCAGAGTGGAGTGGGTATCTTGTACTCGGATCTTATGAGCTTGTTTGCTTTCTTCAGGAAAATCTCTTATTTGGAGATATGTCTCAATTTCGTTCATCGGTCAACGTTTGCTCCATTGGTAGTGCACATGGGTGTGACATCTATGGATGACGTATCGTGGATGTAGACGCGCAATAATACTGCTTCCTTCACACAGAGAGTAGTTGTTATTCCGACTAAGGTGTCAGCCTAGGTGTTTTCTAAGTGGGGGATTCTCTTGATGGCTCACTTGCTTAATTTGTCCAGACTAGTTTCTTACCTTTAAAAGGTACCGAGCCATGCACTCGTCCTTAGCTTCATATTCTCTCTGAATTTGCCCAACAACTAGTTAGGAGTCATTGCGTATTTCAAGCTTGGACAGTGAGAAAGTCAGAGTAAGGCTAAGTCCGACGAGGATTGCCTTATACTCGACTTCATTATTAGAGGCTAGGAATCTGAGCTGGATAGCCTGTTCCAACTACTCTTTGGTCGGAGATTGCAAGAGGAGGCCCATTCTAGATCATAAAGCCTAGGATGCCCCGTGAGAGCTTGGACCTTGATGAGGTTTTTGGTGTGTTTTGGATATGAAGTCAGCCATGACCCGCCCTTTCATTGCCAGCCTGGGTTGATACTTGATTCTATACTCACTTAGTTCAATGGTCCACCTTACCAGTCTCCTGGATAGGTCTGGTTTGTGCAAAATGTTTATGAGTGGTTGATTTATGAGTACAGTCACTTAATGAGCTTGGGAATATGGATGGGGCTTTTGCGTAACACTCCTCAAGGCCAAGGCTGTTTGTTCTATCTTTGAATACTGGGTTTCTGTGTCAACCATTGCTTTGCTTACATAATAGACGAGCCTTTGCTCCTTGTCATTTACGCAATGGAATAGAACAACACTGACAACACAATCAAACACTGCTAAGTACATGTAGAATTGCTCACCAGGTTGAGGGCTACTTAGAATGGAAGGCTAAGTAAGGTAGCGTTTAATCTTCTCGAATGCTAGCTCACAATCACTTATCCACCTTGTCATGTTAGCTTCTTTCAGTGTGAGGAAGAAGAACCTTAACTTGTCTGTAAATCAGGCTATAAAGTGTCCTAATGCAACTAGTTGACCCGTGAGGCGTTGTAGGTCCTTATTACAATTTGGGGCGAACGTCTCCATGACGGCCTTGATTTGGTCCGGGTTGACTTCTATCACTCTTTGTGTAACCATGAGCCCTAGAAACTTGCCTACATTGACTCCAAAGGTGTACTTGGCTGGATTCAGCTTCATGTTGTACGCTTCCATCAAACGAAAGGTTTCTTCTAAATGCCAAGCTTGCTCGCTCTTGGTTTTGCTTTTTACCACAATGTCATCGATATATACTTCCACAGTCTGATCGATTAATGGCTTGAAAATCTTTGTCATTAgtctctggtaggtgacttcaGCGTTTTTAAGTCTAAACGACATGACCTTATAGCAATATATTTCGTGTGGTGTCTCAAAAGATGTCTTCTCATCATTTGGTTGGAACATGGGAATCTAATGGTAACAGGAGAAAGCATCTATGAAAGAGAGTATTCTGTGCCCGGTAGTGGAGTCGACTGTCTGGTTTATCCATGGCAATGAGAAGCTATCCTTCGAGCAGACATCATTCAGGTTGGTGTAGTCGACATAGACTCGTCATTTGCCTCTCTTTTTTTGGGACGAACACCATATTTGCTAACCACTCTGAATATTCTACTTTCCTGATAAACCCGGCCGCCGATAATTTTTCTACTTTGGATTGGATGACTTTTTGCCTATTCGGGTGGAAGCGTCGGACCTTCTAGCGTACAGGTCGTGAGAAAAAGATAATATTGAGCCGATGTGAGGCTATCGATGGATGGATTTCGGGCATATCGGAATGAGTCCATACGAAGACGTCTTTATTATGCTAAAGTACCTCTTTCAAAGATCTTGCTTCCTCCGTTGTGAGGAGGGAGCTAGCATAGGTGAaacaattattttcttatgagaGCTGTATGATCTGCAGGGGGTCAGCTGTCGACGAATCTCTTTCCGTCGGGCATTGTAATTGCTATTGTTTCTTTGTACTAGTCGGTTCAGTATGAGGCTCAGCAACGCTTGTGGATCCGGATTCTCGCGCCACCTGGTAACATTGTAGTGCTGCTAATTGGCTCCTAAAGAGGTTGACATGTCCGTTCTCAGTCAAGTAGTTCACTATTTGGTGATACGTAGAAGAGATAACCTTCATGTAGTGCAACCAGGTGCATCCCATGATGGCATTGAAAGGGGACAAGTCTTTCACAGTTGAGAATTGCACATTGAAGACCATTGGTCCGACTTGGACGAGTAGTACAACATCTCCCAGATAAGTTGTTGATGCTCCGTTGAACCCTGACAGTATCCGCCCGAGATTTTCTAAAGCAGACAGTGAGAATCTCATTTGCTTGAACACAGACATCTATAATAGGTCGGTTGAGTTGTCTAGGTCAACTAAGATTCGCCTTACATCGAACTCGTTGATCCCCAATGTTAGGATGAGAGCGTCTTGATGTGGTTGTAACACCCGATTGGGGTCTACTAAGGGAAAAGTGATTGTCTCATTTATTAGGTGCACCCCCTCATCAGCCAATCCTGGTCAGATTGAGCTAATCCGCTCTAGTACGGAGACGGCTCGGAGCAACCTTTGTCTTTTCCGCTTAGAGGTGTATTCTTCATTAACGGGCCCTCCATGGATGTAGTTGATTATGGCTCTGGGAACTGTTGAAGTTATAGGGATTTGGACGTCTGGGTTATCTTTTGTCCGCGCTCGTCTCCTCTCTAAGCGAACATACTGCTTTAGGTGTTCGACTCTTACCAGTTTTTCCACTAGGTAATGGATACTTCTGCATTTCTTTGTGGTGTGATCGTGTTCCTTGTGATAAGCGCACTTTCTGCTCCGGTCCCACTTAACCGAATCCGTCTTGATTGGCTCTGGCCATCCACAACCAGCTAGATCTCGGATCAGGTGGAGAAACTTGTCGTATGAAATGTTGAGGGGGGTAATCTTGTCTTAGCTTGACTAATGACGTTCGTTTTGCCCCTTACCTGACTGTCTTCGTTGGCTTGTAGTCTTAGAGCTCATGGCTAAGTCTTTCCTAGTGGGTTGGCTAATGACCATAACCTGTTGGGTAGCTGTGCGGACATTGTCCTCGAGCATGGAGTACTTGTTTTCTCGTCTAAACAGATCGTCCATAGTCACGGGAGGCTTTTTggcaaggaatttgaagaaggGTGTACCAGGACAGATACTCTTTTTAAAGATTTACAGGACTGTGTCCATGCTATAAGGTTATACTTGGAGTACAGTCTGCTCGAAGCGCTTCACAAACTCCCTCAGCGATTCATTCTCCTGCATTTTTATGTTCTATAGGGTATTGATGTTTTGTTTATGCCGTGTTGAGCACATATATTGTCCTACGAGAACCTCCGACAGATCCCAAAAGTTATCGACGAAATTCATCGAGAAACGGTGGAACCATGAGAGAGTCTGGCCTTGGAGGTTGGTTAGAAAGACCTTACATAGTAACGCATCATTCCCTATGTCAATGGCCATGAGTTGCCTGTAGCGCATGATATGGTCAAATGGATCATTGGATCTGTCATACACAGAGAATTTTGGAACTATGAACCCTTTCGAGAGTTCGTAGCTAATAATGTCAGGGGTGAAAGACATGGAGAACATGTCATCTAGTTGCTTACTAACAGAGCCTAGAAGGCCTCTACTAGCCTAACCCTTTACTGGTTTTTATGCTAGCAGATAGGAGAGTCAATTCGTAATGACAGGTGTAGCTAAGGGGCTAAAATATGCCCCCTAGGCCATTGCTTCAGGTGATTCCCCCCATGTTAGGCAGCTGTGGCTCTAGCCTTGCGTGCATTGCATTTGATAGTTGGGACTTCTTATCGTGTCTTTTCTTTGTTGAGACATGAGTGGAGTCTGAGCTTTCATCTTGCT is drawn from Vitis riparia cultivar Riparia Gloire de Montpellier isolate 1030 chromosome 18, EGFV_Vit.rip_1.0, whole genome shotgun sequence and contains these coding sequences:
- the LOC117907435 gene encoding uncharacterized protein LOC117907435 produces the protein MSVFKQMRFSLSALENLGRILSGFNGASTTYLGDVVLLVQVGPMVFNVQFSTVKDLSPFNAIMGCTWLHYMKVISSTYHQIVNYLTENGHVNLFRSQLAALQCYQVARESGSTSVAEPHTEPTSTKKQ